GTAGTATTGCTCAGGAGAGCCAAGACAACCCCGTCAATAGTTCTAGTGCCAACAGTCTGGCTTATGTCATCTATACTTCTGGCTCTACAGGTAAACCCAAGGGAGTTTTAGGTCTGCATCAAGGCGCTGTCAACCGTTTTGCTTGGATGTGGCAGAACTATCCTTTTAAATCGGGGGAGGTGTGTTGTCAAAAGACATCCTTAAATTTTGTGGATTCGATTTGGGAAATTTTTGGGCCCCTACTCCAAGGAGTGCGGATAGTAATTATACCAGATAGTGTTGTTAAGGCTCCGCAACAGTTCATAGAAACTCTGGCTAGCAACAAGATTACACGACTGGTTGTTGTCCCCTCGTTGCTACGTGTACTCTTGGATACTCACACTCACTTACAGCAGCGGCTGCCTCAGTTGCAGCTTTGGGTAACAAGTGGGGAAGCACTTTCTCATAACTTATTACAAAAGTTTCGCCAGACGCTGCCGGAAAGTACTCTTTTAAACCTTTACGGTTCGTCGGAAGTATCTGCTGACGTTACTTGCTACAGTATAAGTCCACAAGATGCAGTTCCGGCGCGGATTGTGATTGGTCGTCCCATAGCTAATACCCAAGTATATGTGCTGGATAGAAACCTCAAACCTGTGCCTATTGGTGTACCGGGTGAGGTCTATATCGGTGGAGTCGGATTGGCAAGGGGTTATTTCAACCGACCTGAGATGACGGTGGAGCGGTTTATACCAAATATTTTTTCGGCGTCGCATAAAATGGGGATGGAGAATGAACCGCCATACACGCGAAGCGGGTTCCCGAAGGGTAGACGCCAAGAAAGCCAAGAATTTTCTTTGGGTTTTCCTGAAGTAGGAACACGGCTATACAAAACTGGGGATTTAGCTCGTTATTTAGCTGATGGAAATCTAGAATTTCTTGGACGGATAGATAATCAGGTAAAAATTCGTGGTTTCCGGATTGAAGTAGGAGAAATTGAAGCGGCGCTAGTTCAACATTCGGGAGTGGAGGATGCTGTAGTTGTAGCTAGGGAAGATAGACCAAATCATAAGCAACTGGTGGCGTATGTAGTTGCTCAAAAGGAGCAGACGATTATGGTCAGTGAACTGCATCATTTCCTGAAAGAGAAACTGCCTGACTATATGTTGCCATCAGCTTTTGTGATTCTGGAAGCTATACCACTGCTGCCGAATGGTAAGGTAGACCGCCATTCGTTGCCAGCACCCGACCAAACACGTCCGGAGTTGGCAGCGACTTATCAACCACCCCAAACTGAGGTAGAAAAAATAATTGCTGATATTTGGCAAGAAGCACTGCATGTGAATGAAGTGGGTATTCATGACAATTTCTTTGAACTGGGTGGTCATTCATTACTCTTGTTACAGATTCATAACCAGTTGCAAAAAAGATTTCAGCAAAGTTTATCGATCTTAGAACTGTTTAGATATCCGACTATTAGCTCTTTGGCTAAATATTTAAGTCAGGAGCAAAACGAACAAGTATCTTTGCCGGAAACTGGCGATCCCTCGGAACAGTTAGAAAAAGGCAAAGCACGAATTAAGCAATTTTTGACAATTAGTAAGAGAAATCAATAAAAATGAGTTATACAGTAGAATTTAGTCGGAATGGTTTAGAAATAGCCATCATTGGCATGGCGGGTCGTTTTCCAGGTGCTAAAAATATTGAAGAATTTTGGCAAAATCTGCGAAATGGCGTAGAGTCTATTACTGCTTTCACTAATGAAGAGTTGCTCGCTGGCGGCATAGACCCTGACCTACTCAACGATCCCAATTATGTGAAAGCTGGGGCTGTACTAGAGGACATAGAATTATTTGATGCTGAATTCTTTGGGTTTAATCCCAGAGAAGCAGAGATTATTGATCCGCAACATCGTCTGTTTTTAGAGTGTGCCTGGGAGGCTATGGAAAATGCCGGCTACAATTCAAAAATTTACTCAGGTTTGATCGGAGTTTATGCTGGCGCAGGCTCAAACAACTATGTACTAAATATTTATTCCAATCAAAATATTAGAAATTCTATAGATCGTAACCAACTTTTCTTTGGCAATGACAAAGATTTTTTGGCTACACGGGTATCTTACAAATTAGACCTTGAAGGGCCGGCTGTAGGTATTCAAACTGCCTGCTCAACTTCATTAGTTGCAGTACACTTAGCCTGCCGAGGTCTGTTGGGTGGTGAATGTGATATGGCTTTGGCTGGTGGTGTGGCGATCGATGTGCCGCAAAAAGAAGGATATCTTTATCAAGAAGGGGGAATTGTGTCTCCCGACGGTCGCTGTCGTGCCTTTGATGCTAAAGCGCAGGGAACTGTTTTTAGTAATGGTGTGGGTATAGTTGTTTTAAAGCGATTAGAAGATGCGATCGCTGACGGCGATTGTATTTATGCTGTGATCAAAGGCTCTGCTATTAATAATGATGGAGCTTTCAAAGTTAGCTACACTGCACCACGTATAGATGGACAAGCAAAAGTAATTAGGGCAGCCCAAGTTATGGCTGAGGTTGATCCCGAGACAATTACCTACATCGAGGCCCACGGCACTGGAACATCCCTTGGAGATCCGATTGAAATTTCTGCACTCACACAAGTGTTTCGTGCAAGTACTGACAAGAAAGGTTTCTGCGCTGTCGGTTCGGTCAAGACAAATATTGGACACTCAGATATCACAGCTGGTGTTGCAGGACTAATTAAAACTGTCCTCGCCCTCAAACATAGACAAATACCACCCAGTTTACACTTTCAGCAGCCCAATCCCGAGATTGATTTTGACAACAGTCCCTTCTATGTAAATACCACGCTTTCCCAGTGGCAGACAAACGGCACACCCCGTCGTGCAGGGGTTAGTTCTTTTGGGATTGGGGGAACTAATGCCCATGTAATTCTAGAAGAAGCGCCTGTTGTCAAAGCTTCTAGTCCTTCTCGACCTTGGCATCTGTTATTACTCTCTGCTAAAACCAGAACGGCACTGGAAACTGCAACAGCAAACTTAGCAGCCTACCTTCAACAACATCGTGATTTAAACTTGGCTGATGTTGCCTATACTCTGCAAGTAGGTCGGCAAGCATTTGAGCATCGCTTCATGGTAGTATGTCAGAACCTTGAGGATGCAGTCAAAAAATTGGAGTTTGCCAACCAAGAGCAAGGTTCGACTTACTTAAAAGAACTCCATAATCGACCTGTTGTATTTATGTTTCCTGGGCAAGGGGCGCAGTATGTCAACATGGGTCGGGAACTTTACCAAACTGAATCTATATTTCGCGAAGAGGTAAATCGCTGCTGTGAACTGCTCAAGCCTCACTTAGGTATAGATTTGCGCCATGTCCTCTATCCCAGTGAAGAACAGATTGAGGCAGCTACAGGCCAACTACAACAGACTCATATTACCCAGCCAGCCTTATTTGTGATTGAGTATGCCCTCAGCCAGTTATGGATGGCGTGGGGCATCCACTCGGAAGCCATGATTGGTCATAGCATTGGCGAGTATGTCGCAGCTTGTTTAGCAGGTGTGTTTTCCTTAGAAGATGCTTTGACATTGGTTGCTGTGCGTGGACAACTGATGCAGCAACTGCCAACAGGTGCAATGCTTTCTGTTCATCTTCCAGAAGACGATCTGCGACCCTGGCTTGGTAAAGAGGTTTCTCTCGCTGCCAGTAACGCACCTAATTTGTGTGTTGTTTCTGGTTCTGAGGAAGCGATCGCTCATTTGCAAAGTCGTCTCACTGACCAAGGTGTGGAGTGTCGTTGCCTGCATACCTCCCACGCATTTCATTCCCCAATGATGGATTCTATCTTGGAATCGTTCACAAACCAGGTAGAAAAAATTAAACTAAACCCTCCTCAAATTTCTTTTATTTCTAACTTAACTGGTACTTGGATTACCGCAAAAGAGGCAACTGACCCAACCTACTGGGCTAAACATCTACGACAAACAGTCCGCTTTGCCCAGGGAATGGCTGAGTTAATGACACAGCCAGAACGAATTCTGCTGGAAGTTGGGCCGGGGATGACATTAAGTACCTTTGCCAGACAAAGTAAGGCGGATGAACCTACGGTTTTGGCAACACTCCGCCATCCAAAATACCAAAAATCAGATTCAGCATTTTTGCTGACCACCGTAGGTCAACTCTGGCTAGCGGGTGTGCAGGTAGATTGGTATAAATTTCATGCTCAGCAGTCGCGTCAACGGATACCCTTACCAACATATCCCTTTGAGCGCCAGCGTTACTGGATTGAAGCCCAAAAAGTAGACAACTCTAACCATCCTCAAATCAAACTAACCAGAAAACCGAATATGGCTGACTGGTTCTACATTCCTGCTTGGAAACGAGTAATGTTGCTTGAACCCTGGAAAACAGAAGGGTTAACTCAGCAAAAGTCCTGCTGGTTGGTCTTTGTCGATCCATGTGGAGTGGGTTCACAAATCGCCAAACGACTGGAACAAGCAGGTCAGGATGTAATTATAGTCACAATAGGAGAAGAGTTCACAAATCTTAGTGATTGCATCTACACAATCAATCCTCAGCAACGGGATGATTATACTACCTTACTGCAAACTCTTCGCGAACTAGGTAAAACTCCACAAAATATTGCTCATTTCTGGGGTGTCACAGCAAATACTACATCACTGGGTAAAACTTTACACGCACAGACACAATTAGGAATCGAGGACTTTTCCAAGTCTCAGGATCTAGTTTTCTACAGTCTGCTATTCCTAGCACAGCAATTGACCAAACACAATTTAACTACTCCGGTGCAAATAACAGCCGTAACCAACAACATGCACGAGGTGGTAGGTCAAGAACAGTTGCAGCCAGAAAAAGCGACAGTGCTAGGCCCATGTAAAGCGATCGCCCAAGAATATCCACATATCACCTGTCGCAGTATTGATATCGTCATCCCTGAATCGGAGACTTTTCTGGAAAAGCAACTTATAGACCAACTCATAGCTGAACTAACTCAACAACCATCTGATTTAGTTGTTGCTTACCGTAATGGTCATCGTTGGGTGCAAACCTTTGAACCAATTCAATTGAACGAAGTAGTTCCAGAAAAAACACGGTTAAGAGAAGGGGGAATTTACCTCATCGTCGGTGATCCGGTCAAAGGTTTGGGTTTAGTGTTTGCAGAATATTTAGCTCAAACAGTACACGCCAAACTCATCTTAATCGAAAATTCAGAGTTGCCAACAAGAAATGAGTGGGGACAATGGCTAGCAACTCATGATCAACACAATCATATCAGTGATCAAATTAGAAGAATCCAGGCTTTAGAAGAATTAAGCGGAGATGTTCTGATCATCAAAGCTGATGTTGCCAATAAAGAACAAATGCAAGAGGCTATGACCATAACTTATGAGCGTTTTGGTCAAATTCATGGAGTGTTTTATGTACCAGAAATCAGTGGTAATGAAAAGTCAACTTTATCTATTCATGAAATAGGTAAAACTGAATGTGAGCAGGAATTTCACTCAAAAGTACATGGACTTATTGTATTAGAAAAATTTTTACAAGGGAAAAAGCTTGATTTCTATCTTTTACAATCTTCACTATCATCAATATTGGGAGGATTAGGACTAGTTGCCTATGCAGCAGCTTACCTATTTATGGACGCATTTGTTCATCAAAAAAAACAGCAAAACTCTGTTCCTTGGTTTAGTGTGAATCGCCAAGCTTTTCTCTCTGATTTAGAAAAAGAAGAATATGTGGCGTTGGGATCAACTGCAACAGAATTATTCATGACACCGCAGGAGGTTTGGGAAGCTTTTCAACGCATTTTGTTTATGGGTGCGGCAAATCAGGTTGTTGTTTCCACAGGGGATTTACAAGCAAGAATTAATCAATCACTGAAGCTAAAACCTATAGAAACTGCAAGCAATTCTCAAGACTCACAGCAGGCAGATTCTTTTTCACAGCACTCAAGACCGAATTTACAAACTGTTTATGTAGCTCCCACAAATAAGATTGAGCAAACCATTGCCAACATTTGGCAAGAGATTCTTGGAGTTTCTCTAGTAGGCGTGAATGACAACTTTTTTGAATTAGGAGGACACTCTTTACTAGCTGTTCAGGTTACTTCTCGTCTGCGAGAAACTTTTCAAGTAGATTTACCGCTTAACAGTATTTTGCTTGAGGCATCCACTGTTGCTGGACTTGCTGCTGTTATTGCTCAACAGCAACCTCAACAGGAAGAATTAGAAGAAATGGTTGCTTTATTACAAGAGGTCAAGAATCTATCAGCGGAAGAAGTTCAAGCAGAAATGGTTAAAGATTTTTCGTCTAGCTAATCAAAGAAATTAATAATTAGCACCATCAATTACATGTGACTTCATCGGTGCGCATCTGTGTTCATCTGTGTTCATCTGTGTTCGTTTTTTATCTTTTACTGTATTCAAATTCTTTTTTCAAGGTAGATTTTCCGTGGGCAATTGCCCTCAAGGAGGTGATGAAAAATTAACGAACACCGATGCACACAGATGGACACAGATGGATTATGGGTTTGCTGTTAAGTTACTCCCCAATTTCTATTTTCAAGGTAGTCAATCACGAGAAAATCCACAAAGAGTGCATGAAAATATTCATCTTCCTACACCCCTACACCCAAACCACCCCCACACCCATTTTCAACCTAATAATCCCTCACATCAAAACATCAGGAGTTAGAGAATGGAATTCGGTTTATTTTATTTTTCCGGTGATGGTTCAACAAATCAAACAAACAAGTATAATTTATTAATAGAATCTGCTAAATTTGCAGATAAACATGGTTTTTCTGCGGTTTGGACTCCGGAACGACATTTTCATCCGTTTGGAGGGCTTTATCCCAATCCATCTTTAACTAGTACAGCCCTAGCGATGGTAACTGAACAGATTCAGTTACGGGCTGGAAGTGTTGTGATGCCACTTCATAATCCAGCACGGATTGCTGAAGATTGGTCTGTGGTTGATAATTTGTCTCAAGGTAGAGTAGCGATCGCTTTTGCCTCTGGTTGGACGGTAGATGATTTTGTACTGTCTACTGAAAGTCATGCCAATCGCAGAGAAGCTATGTGGCGTGGAATCGAGACTGTACAAAGGCTGTGGCAAGGTGAACAAGTAGAGTTCCAAGATGTTACGGGAAGAAGTTTCAAGCTGAGAACTTTTCCCAAACCAGTGCAGCCCAAGTTCTCACTTTGGATTGTTTGTCAATCTCCAGCAACATTTATTGAAGCAGGCAAGATCGGGGCTAACA
Above is a genomic segment from Fischerella sp. JS2 containing:
- a CDS encoding LLM class flavin-dependent oxidoreductase; the protein is MEFGLFYFSGDGSTNQTNKYNLLIESAKFADKHGFSAVWTPERHFHPFGGLYPNPSLTSTALAMVTEQIQLRAGSVVMPLHNPARIAEDWSVVDNLSQGRVAIAFASGWTVDDFVLSTESHANRREAMWRGIETVQRLWQGEQVEFQDVTGRSFKLRTFPKPVQPKFSLWIVCQSPATFIEAGKIGANILTSLLGGTLEEVATQISLYRESLAKHGHDPLAKKVAMMLHTFVGEDFDIVKEQVREPFYNYLKTHIDLLENLAKNSGVNVNLATFTEADINSLLRFAYEGWLKGRTLIGSKITCMRMIELLKQAGVDEVACLIDFYSDFDAVMTSLSYLKELKDICNSKKKK
- a CDS encoding polyketide synthase, with amino-acid sequence MSYTVEFSRNGLEIAIIGMAGRFPGAKNIEEFWQNLRNGVESITAFTNEELLAGGIDPDLLNDPNYVKAGAVLEDIELFDAEFFGFNPREAEIIDPQHRLFLECAWEAMENAGYNSKIYSGLIGVYAGAGSNNYVLNIYSNQNIRNSIDRNQLFFGNDKDFLATRVSYKLDLEGPAVGIQTACSTSLVAVHLACRGLLGGECDMALAGGVAIDVPQKEGYLYQEGGIVSPDGRCRAFDAKAQGTVFSNGVGIVVLKRLEDAIADGDCIYAVIKGSAINNDGAFKVSYTAPRIDGQAKVIRAAQVMAEVDPETITYIEAHGTGTSLGDPIEISALTQVFRASTDKKGFCAVGSVKTNIGHSDITAGVAGLIKTVLALKHRQIPPSLHFQQPNPEIDFDNSPFYVNTTLSQWQTNGTPRRAGVSSFGIGGTNAHVILEEAPVVKASSPSRPWHLLLLSAKTRTALETATANLAAYLQQHRDLNLADVAYTLQVGRQAFEHRFMVVCQNLEDAVKKLEFANQEQGSTYLKELHNRPVVFMFPGQGAQYVNMGRELYQTESIFREEVNRCCELLKPHLGIDLRHVLYPSEEQIEAATGQLQQTHITQPALFVIEYALSQLWMAWGIHSEAMIGHSIGEYVAACLAGVFSLEDALTLVAVRGQLMQQLPTGAMLSVHLPEDDLRPWLGKEVSLAASNAPNLCVVSGSEEAIAHLQSRLTDQGVECRCLHTSHAFHSPMMDSILESFTNQVEKIKLNPPQISFISNLTGTWITAKEATDPTYWAKHLRQTVRFAQGMAELMTQPERILLEVGPGMTLSTFARQSKADEPTVLATLRHPKYQKSDSAFLLTTVGQLWLAGVQVDWYKFHAQQSRQRIPLPTYPFERQRYWIEAQKVDNSNHPQIKLTRKPNMADWFYIPAWKRVMLLEPWKTEGLTQQKSCWLVFVDPCGVGSQIAKRLEQAGQDVIIVTIGEEFTNLSDCIYTINPQQRDDYTTLLQTLRELGKTPQNIAHFWGVTANTTSLGKTLHAQTQLGIEDFSKSQDLVFYSLLFLAQQLTKHNLTTPVQITAVTNNMHEVVGQEQLQPEKATVLGPCKAIAQEYPHITCRSIDIVIPESETFLEKQLIDQLIAELTQQPSDLVVAYRNGHRWVQTFEPIQLNEVVPEKTRLREGGIYLIVGDPVKGLGLVFAEYLAQTVHAKLILIENSELPTRNEWGQWLATHDQHNHISDQIRRIQALEELSGDVLIIKADVANKEQMQEAMTITYERFGQIHGVFYVPEISGNEKSTLSIHEIGKTECEQEFHSKVHGLIVLEKFLQGKKLDFYLLQSSLSSILGGLGLVAYAAAYLFMDAFVHQKKQQNSVPWFSVNRQAFLSDLEKEEYVALGSTATELFMTPQEVWEAFQRILFMGAANQVVVSTGDLQARINQSLKLKPIETASNSQDSQQADSFSQHSRPNLQTVYVAPTNKIEQTIANIWQEILGVSLVGVNDNFFELGGHSLLAVQVTSRLRETFQVDLPLNSILLEASTVAGLAAVIAQQQPQQEELEEMVALLQEVKNLSAEEVQAEMVKDFSSS